Proteins found in one Brevibacillus brevis genomic segment:
- a CDS encoding VOC family protein: MITHFSKLTLRTVSIQGVHQVYADRLGFPILSQSDKQITFQVTPDFRLTFDEVYEPISPAHITFQVPYTLFHESAKKIRESGLLIVRWEDGHDIDQEKGRMNLYFRDGDGNLLEIIAHDYVSEKVIMPSTPLHILYLREVGCPVESVPVFTQWLKSNLSLKTYEDGEIFNFVIGGTAHIVATWKKRPWIPIAMKALPPKMHVTFGTPDQTFLQKVRRRFEKSNVLFHSDAHELTFVREGYSFSVIHTPDFAPDIPSKLQLPLSIST, from the coding sequence GTGATTACGCACTTTTCTAAATTAACCTTACGAACGGTGTCCATCCAAGGAGTTCACCAGGTTTACGCAGACCGTCTCGGTTTTCCAATTTTGTCTCAATCAGACAAACAGATTACGTTTCAAGTCACACCCGATTTTCGTTTAACCTTTGATGAAGTGTATGAACCAATCTCCCCCGCCCATATTACTTTTCAAGTGCCTTATACCCTTTTTCATGAATCAGCGAAAAAGATCAGAGAATCTGGTCTGTTGATTGTTCGATGGGAGGATGGGCATGACATTGATCAGGAAAAAGGACGGATGAACCTGTATTTCCGCGATGGAGACGGGAATCTTCTTGAGATTATTGCCCACGACTATGTGTCAGAAAAGGTCATTATGCCATCCACTCCCCTGCACATTTTGTATTTACGGGAAGTGGGCTGTCCCGTAGAAAGTGTGCCTGTTTTTACGCAATGGCTAAAATCGAATCTAAGCCTGAAAACTTACGAGGATGGCGAAATTTTTAACTTCGTCATCGGGGGAACGGCACATATCGTAGCCACATGGAAAAAAAGGCCTTGGATTCCCATCGCGATGAAAGCGCTACCACCAAAAATGCACGTGACTTTTGGAACGCCTGACCAAACGTTCCTGCAAAAGGTGCGGAGGCGCTTTGAAAAAAGTAACGTCCTCTTCCATTCGGATGCTCATGAGCTTACATTCGTCCGGGAAGGATACTCTTTTTCTGTTATTCATACCCCCGATTTCGCCCCTGACATCCCGAGCAAATTGCAATTACCACTTTCCATCTCCACCTAG